One part of the Bacteroidia bacterium genome encodes these proteins:
- a CDS encoding histone deacetylase translates to MLKIAWSPLFKHPLPENHRFPMEKYELIPEQLLYEGTIEEENLYRPEAMKEELILLTHTEEYWGKLCRGELSPKEIRKTGFPYSLQLLERGRVIAQGTLDNVGYAEEYGVAINGAGGTHHAYTDHGEGFCILNDIAIASTCVLNENRYRKILIIDLDVHQGNGTAEIFREESRVFTFSMHCEANYPLKKEISDLDISLAAYSGDETYLGILKETLANLLEEEKPELVFYLAGVDVLGSDKLGKLNMTKAGCKERDRFVMQSCHEKGLPLVISLGGGYSPDIRDIVDAHCNTFRLAKDIWF, encoded by the coding sequence GTGCTAAAGATTGCCTGGTCGCCTTTATTTAAACACCCTTTGCCGGAAAATCATCGATTCCCTATGGAGAAATATGAGTTGATTCCCGAGCAATTGCTGTATGAAGGAACTATTGAAGAGGAGAATCTGTATCGACCAGAAGCAATGAAAGAAGAGCTTATTCTCCTTACCCATACTGAAGAATATTGGGGAAAACTTTGCAGAGGAGAACTCAGTCCTAAGGAGATTCGAAAAACCGGTTTTCCCTATTCTCTTCAATTGCTGGAAAGAGGAAGAGTGATTGCGCAAGGAACTCTGGATAATGTAGGTTATGCAGAAGAATATGGAGTTGCCATAAATGGAGCAGGCGGCACCCATCATGCCTATACAGATCATGGAGAAGGTTTTTGTATCCTCAATGATATCGCCATTGCCAGCACCTGTGTACTCAATGAAAATAGATATAGAAAAATCCTGATCATAGACCTCGATGTACATCAGGGAAATGGGACCGCTGAAATTTTTCGTGAGGAAAGTCGGGTATTCACTTTCAGTATGCATTGTGAAGCAAATTATCCCTTGAAAAAAGAAATATCAGATCTGGATATCAGTTTAGCAGCCTATAGTGGAGACGAAACGTATCTCGGCATTCTCAAGGAAACCTTAGCCAATCTCCTGGAAGAAGAAAAACCAGAGCTTGTATTCTATCTGGCTGGGGTAGATGTTTTGGGAAGTGATAAACTAGGGAAACTAAATATGACAAAAGCTGGATGCAAAGAAAGAGATCGATTTGTCATGCAAAGCTGTCACGAAAAAGGCCTCCCATTAGTCATATCATTGGGCGGAGGCTATTCCCCGGATATTCGAGATATAGTTGACGCCCACTGCAATACCTTTCGACTTGCGAAAGATATTTGGTTTTAA
- a CDS encoding TPM domain-containing protein: MQNRLIGFLFLLFPVLLFSQVPKEVGFVNDYKNILSPQQRTQLNSYLTNFAESTSNEIAVAIMDLPSGRSLEEYTLEVAESWGIGGAANDNGILVAVYPDSRKMRIEVGYGLEGAVPDIVAKNIMEQYMKPSFQVKDYYTGLSNASQILAGLVKGEYDDAALRDYYSPRRNIEPSSNISNLIVLLLIIVVFIYLSRGSGGGGNDGGGGTYRRRYRRGGGGWIFLPGGNGGGSWGGGGGFGGGFGGFGGGSFGGGGASGSW, encoded by the coding sequence ATGCAAAATCGCCTCATAGGGTTTCTTTTTCTTCTATTTCCTGTACTCCTATTTTCTCAGGTTCCCAAAGAAGTCGGGTTTGTCAATGACTATAAAAATATCCTGAGTCCTCAACAAAGGACACAGCTCAATAGCTATCTGACAAATTTTGCGGAAAGCACCTCAAATGAGATCGCAGTAGCCATCATGGATCTGCCTTCTGGAAGAAGTCTGGAAGAATATACCCTTGAGGTAGCTGAGAGCTGGGGAATTGGAGGAGCTGCGAATGACAATGGTATTTTGGTCGCAGTTTATCCGGATTCCAGAAAAATGAGGATAGAAGTTGGCTATGGGCTGGAAGGAGCAGTACCCGATATTGTTGCCAAAAATATCATGGAGCAGTATATGAAACCTTCCTTTCAGGTTAAGGATTATTATACAGGACTTAGCAATGCTTCCCAGATTCTGGCTGGTTTGGTAAAAGGAGAATATGACGATGCAGCTTTGAGGGATTATTATTCTCCCAGGCGCAATATCGAACCCAGTTCAAATATTTCAAATCTAATCGTTTTACTTTTGATCATTGTTGTCTTTATTTACCTTAGCCGTGGAAGCGGAGGAGGAGGCAATGATGGAGGCGGTGGGACCTATCGAAGAAGATATCGTAGAGGCGGAGGGGGATGGATTTTTCTGCCAGGAGGAAATGGAGGTGGATCCTGGGGAGGAGGCGGAGGCTTCGGAGGTGGTTTCGGAGGATTTGGTGGAGGTAGCTTCGGAGGCGGAGGTGCTTCCGGCAGTTGGTAA
- the sufD gene encoding Fe-S cluster assembly protein SufD: protein MANKIQELEQERTAFIAQFDAGQGIAAVEDQKAIAASALKNLQIPTRKWEEWKYTDLKALVKKEFSPAHESPFTDIQPYLIPNLESDVLVFINGRYREELSSISHNEESLIINDLRNIAGKGKEAFETYFGKAVSPDLDIFAAINTAYAGDGVFIGVPTGKTTAKPIQILHLADNKEQSSTMQHRNMFVVGRNGEAQVVESYHSLADSPTLRNQVTEIFVDANAGLEYVKIQLESGEASSIDRTLVHQARDSRFSIHTITLGGKLVRNNLDIKMDGVNISSELKGLYMLSGTQHVDNHTQVDHMNADGYSNELYKGILKDQSTGVFNGRIHVYQDAQKTNAFQSNNNVLLDDTANIYTKPQLEIYADDVKCSHGATLGSLDEEAMFYLQARGIKKDQARKMLVHSFVMEVADDISMDAVKDFIEEKIENRF from the coding sequence ATGGCAAACAAAATCCAGGAATTGGAACAAGAAAGAACGGCTTTTATTGCGCAGTTTGACGCAGGCCAGGGCATAGCGGCTGTAGAAGACCAGAAAGCTATAGCTGCTTCCGCACTAAAAAACCTCCAGATCCCCACCCGAAAGTGGGAAGAGTGGAAATACACGGATTTAAAGGCTTTAGTCAAAAAGGAATTTAGTCCTGCTCATGAAAGCCCATTTACTGATATTCAGCCTTACCTCATTCCCAATCTGGAATCAGATGTATTGGTTTTTATCAATGGCAGATATAGAGAAGAACTTTCTTCTATCAGCCATAATGAAGAAAGTCTGATCATCAATGACCTCAGAAATATTGCGGGAAAAGGAAAAGAGGCCTTCGAAACCTATTTCGGAAAAGCAGTAAGTCCTGATCTCGATATTTTTGCAGCGATCAATACAGCTTATGCAGGAGATGGGGTATTCATTGGAGTACCTACTGGCAAAACCACAGCCAAGCCTATCCAGATTTTGCATCTGGCAGATAATAAAGAGCAATCCAGTACCATGCAGCATAGAAATATGTTTGTTGTGGGAAGAAATGGAGAAGCTCAAGTGGTAGAAAGCTATCATTCACTTGCAGACTCCCCTACCCTGAGAAATCAGGTTACGGAAATATTCGTAGATGCGAATGCCGGGCTGGAGTATGTTAAAATCCAATTGGAAAGCGGAGAAGCGTCCAGCATTGATAGGACCCTGGTTCATCAAGCCAGAGATTCTCGTTTTTCTATTCATACCATTACTCTTGGAGGTAAACTGGTAAGAAATAATCTCGACATCAAAATGGATGGAGTGAATATTTCTTCCGAACTCAAAGGGCTCTATATGCTTTCTGGTACACAGCACGTGGACAATCACACGCAAGTGGACCATATGAATGCCGATGGATATAGCAATGAATTGTACAAAGGGATTCTAAAGGATCAATCTACGGGTGTATTCAATGGTAGAATACATGTGTATCAAGATGCTCAGAAGACCAATGCCTTTCAATCCAACAATAATGTACTGCTGGATGATACGGCAAATATTTATACCAAACCTCAATTGGAGATATATGCCGATGATGTAAAGTGTAGCCATGGAGCTACCCTGGGATCATTGGATGAAGAAGCAATGTTTTACTTGCAAGCCAGAGGAATCAAAAAAGACCAGGCAAGAAAAATGCTGGTTCATTCTTTTGTGATGGAAGTAGCTGATGATATCTCCATGGATGCGGTTAAAGATTTTATTGAAGAAAAGATCGAAAACAGATTTTAG
- a CDS encoding head GIN domain-containing protein, protein MKNVTQKLSAVFMLALLFSLNGCFVNFDSKEKMEGNGDVVEMSVDQDDFEGLSVNGVFDVLLHPGESHSVTITADENLMEHIKIEIKDDVLHITSEKDFKTKEAIKVDVYAEEINYVRIGGAANCESTGTLESDEIEMNIAGAGNIKLGLDTEDLKVNISGAGNLELKGNADESRFGISGAGNLQAYDLKTHKTTLKMSGAGNAEVYADEDLNVSLSGIGRVSYKGSPENLQKNVSGLGVVSEG, encoded by the coding sequence ATGAAAAATGTAACTCAGAAGCTCAGTGCAGTGTTTATGCTTGCACTCCTGTTCAGCCTTAATGGCTGTTTTGTGAATTTCGATTCCAAAGAGAAAATGGAAGGAAATGGAGATGTCGTTGAAATGAGTGTGGATCAGGATGATTTCGAAGGATTGAGTGTCAATGGAGTATTTGATGTGCTCTTGCATCCCGGTGAAAGTCATTCGGTAACCATTACGGCAGATGAAAACTTGATGGAACACATCAAAATTGAAATAAAGGATGATGTTTTGCATATCACCTCTGAAAAAGATTTTAAAACCAAAGAAGCGATCAAGGTGGATGTATATGCAGAGGAAATCAACTATGTTAGAATAGGAGGAGCTGCAAATTGTGAATCAACCGGAACCCTTGAATCCGATGAAATAGAAATGAACATTGCAGGAGCCGGAAACATAAAATTAGGCCTGGACACTGAAGACTTAAAAGTAAACATTTCAGGTGCAGGTAATCTGGAGTTGAAGGGAAATGCTGATGAGAGCCGCTTCGGCATATCTGGCGCAGGAAATCTGCAAGCTTATGATCTCAAAACGCATAAGACTACCTTAAAAATGTCAGGCGCAGGAAATGCGGAAGTTTATGCGGATGAAGATCTGAATGTTAGCCTCAGTGGCATTGGTAGAGTTTCCTATAAAGGAAGCCCCGAAAACCTGCAAAAAAATGTGAGCGGCCTTGGCGTCGTTAGCGAGGGATAG
- a CDS encoding sigma-70 family RNA polymerase sigma factor: protein MQTESLTDIELISQVREGNKQAFQLIVERYEYQIARTVVGMLGNCQEAEDVGQEVFIRFYRSLAKFKGESALGTYLTRIAINLSLNAIKKRKRLNLFRSKDTELYQIEIPDHGLTPEQKDIQEMVQKGILQLPKEFRSIIVLRMIEGYSTKEVAEILDIPMGTVLSRLSRAQKKLKAILEPLNK from the coding sequence GTGCAAACAGAGTCCCTTACAGATATCGAACTGATCTCTCAAGTACGAGAGGGGAACAAGCAAGCATTCCAATTAATCGTGGAACGCTATGAGTATCAGATCGCGAGGACAGTTGTAGGGATGTTGGGAAACTGTCAGGAAGCAGAGGACGTAGGACAAGAAGTGTTTATTCGGTTTTATCGTTCTTTGGCCAAGTTTAAAGGAGAATCAGCATTAGGTACATATCTGACCCGGATTGCGATCAATCTTTCTCTAAATGCGATTAAAAAGCGCAAAAGATTGAATCTCTTCCGTTCAAAGGATACAGAATTATACCAAATAGAAATACCAGATCATGGTTTGACTCCGGAACAAAAAGATATACAGGAAATGGTACAAAAAGGAATACTCCAACTGCCTAAGGAATTCAGAAGCATCATTGTGCTGAGGATGATTGAGGGCTACTCTACCAAAGAAGTGGCCGAGATTTTGGATATTCCCATGGGAACCGTGCTCTCAAGATTATCGAGGGCTCAAAAGAAGTTGAAAGCAATCCTGGAGCCCTTAAACAAATAA
- a CDS encoding iron-sulfur cluster assembly protein produces MTDLDRKEAVIEKISTVYDPEIPVNVYELGLIYEIKFPEEKKTHILMTLTAPACPAAEIIPEEIKEKVLTIEDIEEVEVELTFDPPWDKEMMSEEAQLELGFL; encoded by the coding sequence ATGACAGATTTAGACCGCAAGGAAGCCGTAATTGAAAAAATCAGCACCGTTTACGATCCGGAAATTCCGGTAAATGTTTACGAGTTGGGCTTGATTTATGAGATTAAATTTCCCGAGGAGAAAAAAACGCATATCCTCATGACCCTGACTGCACCGGCATGTCCAGCAGCAGAAATTATCCCCGAAGAAATCAAGGAAAAGGTTCTTACCATCGAGGATATCGAGGAGGTAGAAGTTGAGCTCACCTTTGACCCGCCCTGGGACAAAGAAATGATGTCAGAAGAGGCTCAACTGGAACTGGGCTTCCTATAA
- the sufC gene encoding Fe-S cluster assembly ATPase SufC, producing MLSIKNLKASIEDKQILKGLNLDIKPGEVHAIMGPNGSGKSTLASVLAGNEDYEVDGGEVLFNGKDLLDLEPEERAGEGLFLAFQYPVEIPGVSMTNFLRASLNSVREYRGEDPLSAGAFLKLMKEKQKVVALDTKLTKRAVNEGFSGGEKKRNEVFQMAMLEPQLCILDETDSGLDIDALRIVSDAVNKLRNENNAFLVITHYQRLLNYIVPDVVHVLHEGKIVKSGDKSLALELEEKGYDWLKEAEAV from the coding sequence ATGCTCAGCATAAAAAACTTAAAAGCGTCAATTGAAGACAAACAGATTCTGAAAGGTTTGAATCTGGATATAAAACCCGGCGAAGTACATGCCATCATGGGCCCCAATGGTTCAGGAAAAAGTACCCTCGCATCTGTGCTTGCAGGCAATGAAGATTATGAAGTAGATGGAGGAGAAGTTTTATTTAATGGAAAAGATCTCCTGGATCTGGAGCCGGAAGAAAGAGCTGGCGAAGGATTGTTTCTCGCTTTTCAATATCCCGTTGAAATTCCAGGAGTCAGTATGACTAATTTCCTGAGAGCTTCTTTGAATTCTGTTAGAGAATATCGCGGAGAAGATCCTCTTAGTGCAGGTGCTTTCCTCAAATTGATGAAGGAAAAGCAAAAAGTAGTCGCTCTGGATACCAAATTGACCAAGCGTGCTGTAAACGAAGGCTTTTCCGGTGGTGAGAAAAAGCGGAATGAAGTTTTTCAAATGGCCATGCTTGAGCCTCAGCTCTGCATTCTTGATGAAACCGATTCCGGTCTGGATATCGATGCCTTGAGAATCGTTTCTGATGCGGTCAACAAGCTCCGTAATGAGAATAATGCTTTCCTCGTAATCACTCACTACCAGCGCTTACTCAACTATATCGTACCTGATGTAGTTCATGTGCTGCATGAAGGAAAGATCGTTAAGTCGGGAGATAAGAGCCTTGCTCTCGAACTAGAGGAAAAAGGATATGACTGGCTCAAAGAGGCAGAAGCTGTTTAA
- a CDS encoding head GIN domain-containing protein, which produces MKFSHIFSAVILSLLSLSLSARPAVDEKDKREYKVKDFHSIELNGSYEVILTQADKSEVLIEASDKVHDAIEVKVKRGVLVFSMDTKNAILKKTKIYISNPEFEGIHIRGAANVWSTTGVKSKDLHILTSGAGEVDLDVNVGKLDAEIHGAGNIKLRGHADSSYMNIDGAGGIKAFDLEVDELDVELNGAGSAQVYAEKDLEVEIRGIGKVTYEGDPKLHKNISGLGRLKRR; this is translated from the coding sequence ATGAAATTCAGCCACATATTTTCCGCTGTGATCCTATCCCTCTTAAGCCTATCTCTTTCAGCGCGTCCTGCAGTTGATGAAAAGGATAAAAGAGAATACAAAGTCAAGGACTTTCATAGCATAGAGCTTAATGGTAGTTATGAGGTCATCCTAACCCAGGCAGATAAATCAGAAGTTTTGATTGAAGCTTCTGACAAAGTACATGATGCCATTGAGGTTAAGGTAAAAAGAGGGGTACTGGTCTTTAGTATGGATACCAAAAATGCTATTCTCAAAAAGACCAAGATCTATATCAGTAATCCTGAGTTCGAAGGAATTCATATTCGTGGTGCTGCTAATGTATGGAGCACTACTGGTGTGAAAAGCAAGGATTTGCATATTCTGACTTCCGGAGCGGGTGAAGTTGATTTAGATGTAAACGTAGGAAAACTGGATGCTGAAATTCACGGAGCTGGAAATATCAAGTTGCGGGGGCATGCAGATTCTTCTTATATGAATATTGATGGAGCAGGAGGAATCAAAGCCTTTGACCTGGAAGTTGATGAGCTGGATGTGGAATTAAATGGAGCAGGTAGTGCTCAGGTTTATGCAGAAAAAGACCTGGAGGTTGAAATCCGGGGAATTGGGAAAGTAACCTATGAGGGAGATCCTAAATTGCATAAAAACATCAGCGGTTTGGGAAGGTTAAAAAGAAGATAA
- a CDS encoding LemA family protein: MSRAIIIILILAAIVGGCGILQQNTLAELRGEVDANWAQVENQYQRRADLIPNLVETVKGYSEFEKETLENITNARARVGQVNISSDDLADEAKMKEFMEAQSSLGSSLSRLLVVSENYPDLKSNTVFRDLMAQLEGTENRISTERRRYINASKDYNVHITKFPASFFANFFGYSKVANFEAAEGAEQAPNVNFN; the protein is encoded by the coding sequence ATGAGCAGAGCAATAATTATCATTCTGATCCTCGCAGCCATCGTTGGAGGATGTGGAATTTTACAACAGAATACACTGGCCGAACTGAGAGGTGAGGTAGATGCCAATTGGGCACAAGTAGAAAATCAGTATCAAAGAAGAGCTGATTTGATTCCAAATCTTGTTGAGACAGTGAAAGGATATAGTGAGTTTGAAAAGGAAACCCTTGAAAATATCACCAATGCCAGAGCAAGAGTTGGACAGGTCAACATTAGCAGCGACGATCTGGCAGATGAAGCAAAGATGAAAGAATTTATGGAAGCTCAAAGTTCCCTGGGTTCTTCTCTTTCAAGACTTCTGGTTGTATCGGAAAATTATCCTGACCTCAAATCCAATACAGTCTTCAGAGATTTGATGGCACAATTGGAAGGAACGGAAAATAGAATTAGCACAGAAAGAAGACGCTATATCAATGCGTCTAAAGATTATAATGTGCATATCACAAAATTCCCTGCAAGCTTCTTCGCCAATTTCTTTGGATATAGTAAAGTGGCCAATTTTGAAGCAGCAGAAGGAGCTGAGCAAGCTCCTAATGTAAATTTTAATTAA
- a CDS encoding SOS response-associated peptidase produces MCGRYTFTAKPDPALVIQSQQQQLDLVPRYNIAPTQMALISPMHDPEHMHFYRWGLIPHWAKDVKIGYKMINARSETILEKASFKSPMKNQRCLVWGDGFFEWKKELGGKQPYYIGLKEHGLFAMAGLTSSWTSPQGEELRTFTIITTEPNELMEDIHDRMPVILPPAQRDTWMDAKKDPKDLLELLRPLPAEYMKAYPVGNSVGNVRNDHAQLIEPFSPPPTLFG; encoded by the coding sequence ATGTGTGGCAGATATACCTTTACCGCAAAACCTGATCCTGCATTGGTGATTCAATCCCAACAGCAGCAATTAGACCTTGTTCCCCGCTACAATATTGCCCCTACCCAAATGGCCCTTATTAGTCCTATGCACGATCCGGAGCATATGCACTTTTATCGTTGGGGACTGATTCCTCATTGGGCAAAGGATGTCAAAATCGGGTATAAAATGATCAATGCACGTTCGGAAACCATCCTTGAGAAAGCATCTTTCAAAAGTCCGATGAAGAATCAACGGTGCCTGGTATGGGGGGATGGCTTTTTTGAATGGAAGAAAGAGTTGGGCGGAAAGCAGCCGTATTATATTGGCTTGAAGGAGCATGGCTTATTTGCAATGGCTGGATTGACATCTAGCTGGACTTCACCGCAAGGGGAGGAGCTAAGGACTTTTACGATCATTACCACAGAACCCAATGAACTTATGGAGGATATACATGACCGCATGCCGGTAATTCTTCCTCCTGCTCAAAGAGATACCTGGATGGATGCTAAAAAAGATCCTAAGGATTTATTAGAATTGCTCAGACCTTTGCCGGCAGAATATATGAAGGCCTATCCCGTAGGAAATTCTGTAGGGAATGTACGAAATGACCATGCTCAATTGATTGAGCCATTTAGTCCTCCGCCGACATTATTTGGTTGA
- a CDS encoding cysteine desulfurase has translation MLHTKLDISSIRKDFPTLSQKVYGKELVYFDNAATSQKPQVVIDRLSTYYNEENSNVHRGVHKLSQLATDAYEEVRKKVQQLIHAKKDYEVIFTRGTTEGINLIASSFGRKYIQEGDEIIISAMEHHSNIVPWQMLCEEKGAVLKVIPISEAGELDMEAYQKLLSDRTKLVSVVYISNSLGSINPVKDIITQAHERDIPVLLDAAQVVPHDSLDVQELDCDFLVFSSHKMFGPTGIGILYGKEKWLEEMPPYMGGGDMIDLVSFDKTTYAGLPHKFEAGTPNIADTIALGAAIDYIHKIGYKNIAAYEKELLDYGTKKLSEIEGIRFIGTAKHKASLISFLIGDIHPYDAGTILDRLGIAVRTGHHCTQPIMSFMDIPGTVRASFAFYNTFEEIDRLVEGIHQVKKMFG, from the coding sequence GTGCTACATACTAAACTCGACATATCCAGCATTCGCAAGGATTTCCCAACCCTAAGTCAAAAGGTATATGGGAAAGAGCTTGTCTATTTTGATAATGCTGCCACTTCCCAAAAACCTCAGGTCGTTATTGATCGACTGAGTACCTATTATAATGAGGAGAACAGTAATGTTCATCGAGGAGTTCATAAGCTTAGCCAACTTGCTACAGATGCTTATGAAGAGGTAAGGAAAAAGGTGCAGCAGCTCATCCATGCGAAAAAGGATTATGAAGTAATCTTTACCCGAGGTACTACTGAAGGAATAAATCTCATAGCCAGTAGTTTCGGAAGAAAGTATATACAGGAAGGAGATGAAATCATCATCTCGGCCATGGAGCACCACTCCAATATTGTGCCCTGGCAGATGCTTTGTGAGGAGAAGGGAGCTGTATTGAAAGTTATTCCAATATCCGAGGCAGGTGAGCTGGATATGGAAGCTTATCAAAAGCTTTTGAGCGATCGTACCAAACTGGTATCAGTCGTCTACATCTCAAATTCTTTGGGAAGCATAAATCCTGTAAAAGACATTATCACACAAGCCCATGAGCGGGATATTCCGGTTTTGCTGGATGCTGCTCAGGTAGTTCCACATGATAGCCTGGATGTTCAGGAACTGGATTGTGATTTTCTGGTCTTTTCCAGCCATAAGATGTTTGGTCCAACAGGAATAGGAATTTTATACGGGAAGGAAAAGTGGTTGGAAGAAATGCCCCCCTATATGGGAGGTGGAGATATGATAGATCTGGTAAGTTTTGACAAAACTACTTATGCAGGTCTTCCTCATAAATTTGAAGCAGGAACCCCCAATATTGCAGACACCATTGCTTTGGGAGCGGCCATAGACTATATCCATAAGATAGGATACAAGAATATAGCTGCCTACGAAAAGGAATTACTTGACTATGGCACAAAAAAATTGTCAGAAATTGAGGGAATCCGTTTCATCGGTACTGCAAAACATAAAGCCAGTTTAATCTCATTTTTAATTGGAGATATCCATCCCTATGATGCAGGTACTATTCTGGATCGTTTGGGAATAGCCGTCAGAACCGGCCATCATTGTACACAACCTATTATGAGTTTCATGGATATACCTGGTACTGTCCGTGCCTCATTTGCTTTTTACAATACTTTCGAGGAAATCGATCGTTTGGTAGAAGGCATTCATCAGGTTAAGAAAATGTTTGGATAA